GTCGGGCGTGCTGCAGGAGATCTTCGTGGAGCATGCCGACCGGCGCTCCATCGTGGGCGACATCTACAAGGGCAGGGTGCAGAACGTCCTCCCGGGCATGGAAGCCGCCTTCGTCGACATCGGGCACAACCGCAACGCCCTGCTCTACGTGGGGGACATATTCCTGGAGGAGAGGAGACAGGGGGAGAGGCGGGACATCTCCAGGCTGCTGAAGCCTGGCCAGCAGGTGGTGGTGCAGGTGACCAAGGACCCCATGGGGGGGAAGGGGGCCCGCCTCACCACCTACCTTTCCATAGCCGGCCGCTACCTGGTCCTCCTTCCCCAGGCCAGGACGGTGGGCATATCCCACAGGCTGAGCGAGGAGGAGAGGGAGCGCCTGCGCAGGCTGGTGGACGAGGTGAGGCCCCGGGACGCGGGGATCATCGTGCGCACGGCGGCGAGGGACGCGGACGCGGCCGAGCTGCGCAAGAGCCTCGCTTACCTGGGTAAGGTCTGGCACCAGGTGCGCCGGGCATCCGAGAAGAAACGCGCCCCCGCCGTTCTCTACCGGGAGCCGGAGCTGGAGATCAAGGTCATAAGGGACGTCATGGACAGGACCTTCGAGCGCATCCTCGTCGACAACTCCCGCGTCTACCGCCGCGTCAGGCATTACCTGAAGACGGTGGCGCCGGCGCTGGCGGACAGGGTCTTCCGCTATACCGGCGAAACCCCGCTTTTCGAGGCCCTGGACATCAACAGGCAGATAAAGGAGGCCCTGAAGCGGGAGGTGAGCCTGCCCTCCGGGGGCTACATCGTCATCGATTCCACCGAGGCCCTCACCGCCATAGACGTCAACACGGGAAAGTACGTGGGCGACAAGTCGCTCGAGGAAACCGTGCTGCGCACCAACATCGAGGCGGTCTCGGAGGTGGTGCGCCAGTTGCGGCTGCGGGACATAGGGGGCATCATAGTCATCGACTTCATCGACATGAACGAGGCGCGCAACCGCAGGGCCGTGCTCAGGGCGCTGAACCAGGAGCTGGAGAAGGACCGCACCAAGACCTACGTGGTGGAGCTGACCAAGCTGGGGCTGGTTGAGATGACCCGCAAGAACGTCTCCGAGGGGCTGCTGGAGGCCTTCGGTGAGACATGCCCCACCTGCAAGGGGAGGGGAGTCGTCTTCCGCGAGCCGTGACGGCGGGAGGACGGAGGAGGAGGATGAGGAGAAGGGGGCGCGAGGAGGCGCCGGAAGCGGAGGGGGCAGGCGCCGCCCCGGAAGAGGGGGAGGGTAGGAGGAAGCGCCGCAGGGGCACCGCGCTTCTCGTGGCGGGGGCGTGCCTCGTCCTGGCGGGACTGCTGGCGCTGGCCGGCGTATACGCCTATATCCGTTACACCGACCGCAGGGCGGCGGCCGCCCAGCGGGAGCTCTTCCGGGCATGGGAGGAAAGGCCGCTGAACCCCGGAAAGGACGAGGTGGCGGTGGGGGACGGTATAGCGCGCCTGGTGGTGCCGCGCCTCGCGCTGGACGCCATCGTGGTGGAGCTGTGGGGCCTCGACGACGGCGAGAACCTGAAGCGGGGGCCTGGACACATCCCGGACACGGCCTACCCGGGGGAGGAGGGGAACTGCGTCATATCGGGGCACCGCACGACCTACGGCGCGCCTTTCCGCCACATCGAGCTGCTCGCTCCCGGCGATGAGATCATCCTCGAAACGGCGGAGCGGCGTTTCGTCTACCTGGTGTACGGGCAGAAGATAGTGTCGCCCTCCGACCTCAGCGTCCTCGAGCAGGGAGGAGAGCCCAAGGTCACCCTGACCGCCTGTCATCCCTGGTACAGCGCGGCGCAGCGCATCGTGGTCATGGGGAGATTGGCCAGGAGTGAGGACCTGGCCGGGGACGGGCAGTGATGCCGGGATGACGCCCGTGGCCCGCCGTCAGGGGCGTGCGGGTGGGGGGCAGCCGTGAAAAGCGACCGTAAAAAGAGGAGACCGGAAAGTGGGCAGGCTTTCCGGTCCGGGCCAAAACTCACTCGGCGTAGATATTTTGGCATTATCATAATCGGCATCCCCCGGCCTCTACTTTAGACCCTTTTCCGACCACTTTTTCCCGCCCTCCGTCCACCTCGCGTCGCTCGCAGCGCGGTTCCCGGAGCCGACAACACCGTTCGGGAGGGCATGCGAGCGGGGGGCGCTCCGGTCGGTAGGGGTCCCGGGAGCCTCCGGCAGCGGCGGACCGCGGCCGCGGGGCGGGGAGGCGGCACTTCCAAGCTCTGCGTGTCCGCCGTGATCCCGCGGGACAGGCGGGAGCGCGGGCGGATGACACGGGCCGGATCGTGCGGGGAGGGCGCGGGCTCGGTTCTAATGGCAGGATCGTACATGGAGCGTATATAGCGTATCGTATATATATAGATTAAAGTATATGGATTATCTGTCGATATATATTCCGGACATTGAGAAAAGAATACCCCTGAAGGTGATAAAGGCAAACTCTTCCGAAAGGAGAGGGCGCAAAGCCATGGGTCTAACACCGCGTGAGCGGTCATGATCGCCAGGCTGCCGCCTCCAAAGCGACGCCCTTTCCCCAGCGGAAAGGGCGGTTTGCTTTAAGGAACGGGGAGAGTTGCCACCAGCCCGGGGGGCAAGGGAGGAGATAACGATGAAAGGGCTCACTCGGTGGCAAACGGGCATGATCACACCGCTGGCCGTATCCACACTGCTGCTTTTCACGCTGCTTTCCGGCTTATTCACGGGCGCCGCCGCCACGGCGGCCTCCGACGTCACGGCCGAGGAGGCGCGCATGGTGCAGCTGGTGAACCAGGCGCGCAACGACGCCGGTCTGCCCGCTCTCCTCGTGGAGCAGCGCCTGACCGACTTCGCGCGTTCTTACTCCGACGAGATGATCCAGTACAACTTCTTCGGCCACGTCTCGCCTGTTTCCGGCAACCTGCAGCAGCGTATCGCGGCGCGGGGCATAACGGGTTGGACGCTGGCGGGGGAGAACATAGCCAAGGCGCCCAACGTGGAGGTGGCCTTCCAGGCCCTCATGAACAGCCCCTCCCACCGCGCCAACATACTGCGTCAGGAGTTCAACTGCATAGGCGTGGGCGTGGTGCGCGGGCCGGACGGGCTCTACATAACCCAGGAGTTCATGTGCTTCTCCAGCCTGCCCTCCTCGGCCGGCCAGGTGGGGGCGTCTCCCGCCCCGGCGCCTTCCTCCACCACCTTCGACACCTACGTGCTCCTCATGAACCCCAACGACCAGGCCACGCCGGTGAGGGTCACCTTCCAGGGAGAGGACGGCGCCAACAGGACCTTCCGTTATACCGTGGGCGCCTTTTCCCGCTACACCATCTCCATGAGGGACACGGTGGGGAGGGGGAGCTACGCGGTGCAGGTGGAAAGCGACCTGCCCGTCCTGGCCGAGCGCGCCATGTACTTCGACTACGAGGGGAAGAAGGGAGGGTCGGACTCCATCGGCACCCCCTCGCCCTCCAGCACCTGGTATTTCGCCGAGGGCTACACCGGGGGCACCTTCGACACATGGCTGGTGCTGCAGAACCCCAATTACGCCGCGACCGCGGTGACCCTGAGCTTCATGCGCCAGGACGGCCAGGTGATAACCCGCCAGGTCTCCGTGGGGGCGCGGCAGCGCGCCACGGTGCACGTGGACGAGATACCGGGGCTGGAGGCGGCCGACGTCTCCACCCGCGTGGTCTCGGACCTGCCCGTCGTGGCCGAGCGCGCCATGTATTTCAACTTCAACGGCAAGGACGGCGGCCATGCCTCCATCGGCACCCCCTCGCCCTCCAGCACCTGGTACTTCGCCGAGGGCTACACCGGCGAGAGTTTCGACACCTGGGTATGCCTGCAGAACCCCAACGACGCGCCGACCGCGGTGACCCTGAGCTTCATGCGCCCGGACGGCCAGGTGATAACCCGCCAGGTCTTCGTGG
The sequence above is drawn from the Actinomycetota bacterium genome and encodes:
- a CDS encoding class E sortase, which gives rise to MRRRGREEAPEAEGAGAAPEEGEGRRKRRRGTALLVAGACLVLAGLLALAGVYAYIRYTDRRAAAAQRELFRAWEERPLNPGKDEVAVGDGIARLVVPRLALDAIVVELWGLDDGENLKRGPGHIPDTAYPGEEGNCVISGHRTTYGAPFRHIELLAPGDEIILETAERRFVYLVYGQKIVSPSDLSVLEQGGEPKVTLTACHPWYSAAQRIVVMGRLARSEDLAGDGQ
- a CDS encoding Rne/Rng family ribonuclease, which produces MAIKDKLKAASVEIRRVSPVSKEIAIATYDGETRVAVLESGVLQEIFVEHADRRSIVGDIYKGRVQNVLPGMEAAFVDIGHNRNALLYVGDIFLEERRQGERRDISRLLKPGQQVVVQVTKDPMGGKGARLTTYLSIAGRYLVLLPQARTVGISHRLSEEERERLRRLVDEVRPRDAGIIVRTAARDADAAELRKSLAYLGKVWHQVRRASEKKRAPAVLYREPELEIKVIRDVMDRTFERILVDNSRVYRRVRHYLKTVAPALADRVFRYTGETPLFEALDINRQIKEALKREVSLPSGGYIVIDSTEALTAIDVNTGKYVGDKSLEETVLRTNIEAVSEVVRQLRLRDIGGIIVIDFIDMNEARNRRAVLRALNQELEKDRTKTYVVELTKLGLVEMTRKNVSEGLLEAFGETCPTCKGRGVVFREP